The nucleotide sequence TAAGATACCAACCCGCTCGTGAGCTGGTGCTACCAGGTAATCGATTAAGCGGTTTGTTTCAGCAATTTCTAATTCCCTAAAATAGTCAGGGGGGCGCAGAACATCCGGAACAAAGAAGTGTTCGCCACGTTCGCTCATGAGGCTGCCTCTCCGTTTATCACTACATCTTCGCCATAATGCTTCTGGAGGCGCATTATAATTGAATTTTTATGGCGACCGAGTAGCTGACTCAGTGTTTCGATGGCCTCGCCTTGCAGGAACTTCTCTTTTAGCGCTGCGTCGTCCTCGGGTTTCCACGGGCGGTAGGCGTTGGGGTAAGTTTGGCGCATTTTTTCAATTTTTTCGCTCCAGGAGGACGCTGAAGTTGTCTTATCTTTTACAATTTCTTTCTTTGCCTGTTCTCGAAGATGTGCAAACTTTTGAGCATGGGTGGCCGACTGCTCCCTTAGAGTGGCATCGATTTTTAAAGCATCTGCGCTGACCTTCAGGGCCATACGGTTAATATCAACAAGGCTCAGCGTTTCCAGATTACGAACCCGGCTTAAAGCCACATACCCCATCCCTTCCACAAAAGCCCTTGCGAGGTCAATCCGGGCAGCATCGAGCGTCATACCCTGGCTTTTGTGCACCGTGATTGCCCAGGCTAAACGCAGCGGTATTTGTGTCAGCGATGCCCGCTTTCGCGTGCCATCGCGCAGTTCCCAGGTGTCGGGCAGCATGGTAACGGTTTTGCCGTTGCGCAGCTCCACAATTGGGTAATTGGTACCCTTTTCAAATTCGATCACTTTTCCAATCGAACCATTAACATATCGACGTTCGGGGCTGTTTTTTATACACATGACTAAAGCGCCTTTTCGGAGGCGAAGTTCTTCAGGCGCCAGGCACGACCGTTTTAAGCTTTCGACGTAATTTTCCGAGCCGGTGGTTTCCATCGAAAACACTATTTCGTCGCCGGGAAGCTCATTTAATTTTTGGTTATTGATGCGATTAACATCAATATTAACGGTATGTAGTTCGGTGACTTCCTGATCGCCCGGTAGTTGGGCGTTTCGGCGGCCAAGAAGCGCCTCGGCGTGTCGACGGCGAATATCGCCCGCACGAAGAGCGTTTAGAATATCGAGGAATTGGCCGTCATTTTGCCGATACTGTTCTTCGAGGTAGCAAATCACCGGCGAGATTTCTTCCCAGGCAGCTGAATGCACAATAAATCGCCCCTGCTGGTTTTCGCTGCGGTTGACTGGCGGCAACTGAAAAAAGTCACCACACAAAATCACCTGCATCCCACCAAAGGGCGCGTCGTTTTTTCGGACGGTTTTTGCGATGTCGTTCACCAGATCGAGGCGGAAATCATGCAGCATCGATACTTCATC is from Verrucomicrobiia bacterium and encodes:
- a CDS encoding PIF1 family DEAD/DEAH box helicase, whose amino-acid sequence is MDQTLALEIMSVGENVFLTGPAGSGKTFVLNEFIRRAKSQKKYVAVTATTGLAASHLGGATIHAWSGMGIHDSLPERFFEYLPKGRREIIEKTDILIIDEVSMLHDFRLDLVNDIAKTVRKNDAPFGGMQVILCGDFFQLPPVNRSENQQGRFIVHSAAWEEISPVICYLEEQYRQNDGQFLDILNALRAGDIRRRHAEALLGRRNAQLPGDQEVTELHTVNIDVNRINNQKLNELPGDEIVFSMETTGSENYVESLKRSCLAPEELRLRKGALVMCIKNSPERRYVNGSIGKVIEFEKGTNYPIVELRNGKTVTMLPDTWELRDGTRKRASLTQIPLRLAWAITVHKSQGMTLDAARIDLARAFVEGMGYVALSRVRNLETLSLVDINRMALKVSADALKIDATLREQSATHAQKFAHLREQAKKEIVKDKTTSASSWSEKIEKMRQTYPNAYRPWKPEDDAALKEKFLQGEAIETLSQLLGRHKNSIIMRLQKHYGEDVVINGEAAS